A single genomic interval of Isorropodon fossajaponicum endosymbiont JTNG4 harbors:
- a CDS encoding outer membrane protein assembly factor BamE, which translates to MNKLTLIVFLLPFLSACLPKMPDMSLLTPYKDDIHQGSVLERFKINQLKLDMSKIQVQDLIGSPSIIDSFHNNQWDYINHSTLHKKDDIHYRLVLTFDDDALIHINTTGISSLLQLTDKEKEAENKRISDEKEEKLLKQKH; encoded by the coding sequence TGATTGTATTCTTATTACCATTCCTATCTGCATGTTTACCTAAAATGCCAGACATGTCATTACTGACACCGTATAAAGATGATATCCACCAAGGCTCGGTGCTGGAAAGGTTTAAAATTAATCAATTGAAGTTAGACATGTCTAAAATACAGGTACAAGATTTAATTGGATCACCAAGCATTATTGACTCCTTTCACAATAACCAATGGGACTACATTAACCACTCTACTTTGCATAAAAAGGATGACATTCACTATCGCTTAGTACTAACATTTGATGATGACGCACTGATACATATTAACACAACTGGTATCAGCTCATTATTACAACTCACTGATAAAGAAAAAGAGGCAGAAAACAAACGTATTAGCGATGAAAAAGAGGAGAAATTGCTAAAGCAAAAGCATTAG